In a genomic window of Vigna angularis cultivar LongXiaoDou No.4 chromosome 6, ASM1680809v1, whole genome shotgun sequence:
- the LOC108342963 gene encoding uncharacterized protein LOC108342963: MDTDISRWVMEFLLRSSVPDSLIQKALIVLPLSGADSRLKKTLLLRTLRTLLLKASLSETALQIFEHLEELDGDSTSVALRRAYLAVAVECTVKYLAAAPDDPEGVFSGAVKRIWRGRVAALEARRSGLVSGELAQWRDDVEAALGDSRACERLADFNSRREAMKEVRAYLKEAWESMGPSFLESVAAMSKGLTKEKEDFVISGDRCDNDQDKGNNGDHGCMEGVAMHDENQTKQQLEEKIEANQEVGGCDLPLQGDKVIQKRNLRVKHKHSALRACHRGVKINYSEEGRSKHDSVPSSEVKEVRESLKSSSYDLRALVKDPLPDALHLSEAIRSKLATSDTNIEPPIEKQSPNVDLPDPDVCQTIVLFQPNDANLGKKSSVCCSDLHQPNLMERNRSAQTSEWNDSIDNSPQARQPKRRKRRWSSLEEETLRAGVKMFGEGNWATIKSFYSNIFDNRSGVDLKDKWRNMIR; the protein is encoded by the exons ATGGACACGGACATTTCCCGGTGGGTGATGGAGTTCCTCCTCCGCAGTTCCGTACCCGATTCCCTAATCCAAAAAGCCCTAATCGTCCTTCCTCTCTCCGGGGCCGACTCCCGCCTCAAGAAGACCCTTCTTCTTCGCACTCTCCGCACCCTCCTCCTCAAGGCCTCCCTCTCCGAAACTGCGCTCCAAATCTTCGAACACCTCGAAGAACTCGATGGTGACTCCACCTCCGTCGCGCTCCGCCGCGCGTACCTGGCCGTTGCCGTCGAGTGCACTGTCAAGTACCTCGCCGCCGCCCCCGATGACCCCGAGGGGGTGTTTTCTGGCGCCGTGAAGCGGATCTGGCGCGGCCGCGTGGCGGCACTGGAGGCGCGCCGGAGCGGGCTGGTGTCTGGCGAGCTGGCGCAGTGGCGGGACGACGTGGAGGCAGCGCTTGGGGATTCTAGGGCTTGCGAGAGGCTGGCGGATTTCAATAGCAGGAGGGAGGCGATGAAAGAGGTGAGGGCGTATTTGAAGGAAGCGTGGGAATCGATGGGTCCTTCGTTCTTGGAATCGGTTGCGGCGATGTCGAAGGGTTTAACCAAGGAGAAAGAGGATTTTGTTATTAGTGGTGACAGGTGTGATAATGATCAAGATAAGGGAAATAACGGTGATCATGGCTGCATGGAGGGTGTGGCAATGCATGATGAGAATCAGACCAAACAACAATTGGAAGAGAAAATTGAGGCGAATCAGGAAGTGGGTGGATGTGACTTGCCACTTCAGGGAGATAAAG TAATTCAAAAGCGGAATCTTCGGGTTAAACACAAACACTCTGCACTTCGTGCATGTCATAGGggagttaaaataaattattcagaGGAAGGACGGAGCAAACATGATTCTGTTCCTAGTTCTGAAGTAAAAGAAGTTAGAGAATCCCTTAAATCAAGTTCTTATGATTTAAGAGCATTGGTCAAGGATCCTCTTCCTGATGCATTGCATTTATCTGAAGCTATAAGATCGAAATTGGCTACAAGTGATACAAATATTGAGCCACCTATTGAAAAGCAGAGTCCAAATGTAGATTTACCAGATCCAGATGTTTGCCAGACTATTGTACTTTTTCAGCCTAATGATGCCAATCTTGGGAAGAAGTCTTCTGTTTGTTGTAGTGATTTACATCAGCCCAACTTAATGGAACGAAACAGAAGTGCCCAGACATCTGAG TGGAATGATTCAATAGACAACTCGCCACAAGCAAGACAGCCTAAGAGGAGGAAAAGGAGATGGAGTTCTTTGGAAGAGGAGACACTAAGGGCCGGTGTAAAAAT GTTTGGAGAAGGAAACTGGGCAACAATAAAAAGTTTTTACAGTAACATATTTGACAACAGAAGTGGA GTTGATCTGAAGGACAAGTGGAGAAACATGATACGATGA